The Pontiella desulfatans sequence AGATCACAAAGAAATTTGTTCCATCGGAGGCAACATCGGGAAGATATTTATCCCCATCGAACGAAATGGCAAAAGCGCTGCCGACCAGCGTTCCCACTGTACTGATAAACTGACCGTAAACTTTGCCGCCGGACGCATGATCCACCCATACCATTAGGTATTTCCCCCCGCCAAAGGCCACAAACGGGGCTCTAAAGGGGGGAAGGTCGCCATCCGTAGGTGTGTGAATGAGTCGCCCGGTTTGGATCAAAGAGCCGATTATTAGGCCATCAGAAGACATCAACTGAGCGCAGGCTTCATCTGCATTGCCGGAAGAGCCCCGGACTGCCACCAGCCAATTGCTCCCATCGGTGGCGGTAGATTCCGAAAACTCATGCACCACCGTATCTGCGACCGGGATCAAGGCGCTGACGACACGACCCTGCACCTGTCCGATAGAAACCACGAATAAACCAACCGATACCGCCAGACGAACTTTCCCCTTCATCCCGAACCTCCCTATATGGCCTTACCTATAACTGGATACGCAGCAACCCATGGAACCTTTCACGACTTAGCTACTTATTTTTCTGTTTTGGTATCTAGGAAGGGGGTACGGGAAAACGCCTATGAAACAACGCACTTCCCCGCAAAACCATACCGCACCTCCCGATGATACGGGACAACGGTATCAGAAGATTATGACTACGACAAGGAATGCGATTCCCTTATTAAGACCGGCGCAAAATAATACATTATATATTTGATCATGATGTAGGAGATTCGAGATCATGCAGCAGGGTGCTTGGAAACATCATTCGAATACCGATCTATTCGCTTTGGTGCTCCGGCCCTCTCAGGTGCCGGCGGCTGAATAGATGATTTATGTCCCGTATGCCCAACAGATCCCACTTTGTAAACCGCGCGCCGAATTCGGTGAACGTCCTTAGCCGGAACCGATAGTATAAAGTACTAAATTCTATCCGTGATTTATATTGAATGCCTCCGAAAAGGGCGTAAGTAAAGTTCCAGTACAGATGGATTAAAGGAATCTGAGATAATCTAAAACAATCTTCTGCAAATGTGTAATCTTCTAGAGAAGCTGATATTGGAAGAAGTCGGGGGGAAGAATACCGCGATTCATGCATACGACGGCATCATTTGGAAGATTCGCACTGGTTTCCTGACTTTGCTGTTTGTGGGCTGGTCGGTACTGCTGAAATCCATCGCCGATGATCCTGGGCAGCCGATTAATCGACTTGGGATCCTGTGCATCGCCATGCTGGTCTTCAGTTTGTGCTTGGCGTTGGGCGCATGGCTTGTGGACATAAACTACCTCCATCGCAAATACCGGGTCATTCTGGCCTTGAACTCACTCACAGACAAAATCAAGGCGTCACCGGATGATTTGAGCTCCATACCTAATCGTTTGCTGCAAGTTTCGGGGGACAGTAGCGATAATCCCTATAAATGCGAGGGCTACAAACTGGCTTACAGGACAAGTCTGGGTGTGTTTTTCCTGCCCCCATTAATATTGTCTGTTGCCGCGGCTGTCATCATTTGCTTTGCGGGAAACGGCACTGCCCCACTTAAACCAAACACATCAACGACACCATCCCAAATGGAGACAATGAATACGTCGGGGAACATGATCGATACGAACCACACATAGGAGGCAGAAAAAATGAACCTTTTTAGTGATCTTATTGAGGTGCTCAGCAAAGTCTGCAAGGGACTGAAGGTATTGACCGATTTAACCAAGAAAGAACGTGAAAAATATCGGGATGTACTGGATGAGACATATCGCCTGATCGACACGACGCTCAATATGGTGATTATCCGTTTGGGCGACATTCTTCAAGAGGAAGACGATGTCTTTCTGAAAGGGGTCGAAGGCTTGGGCAATTATGATGACTGGATGAAAGCTGAACGCGAGTTCCGCCTGTGCAAGAGCCTCCGCGCAGCAGTTCGTGAAACCGAAACAATAAGAGACAAGCTCGCGGGGAAAATCAGTACTGCAGATTGGGATGCATTGCTAGGGCTGATGAATAATGTGCTTTGCACCGAAGGCGCGGTTGCGGGCTATATGTGCGATAAGTTTTGGGAGCTTTCCGACTCAGCCTATCAATCAGCCGATCTGGCTAATCTTAGAACGGGGGTAACCGATCTCCGCACAACGCTTGTCAAGGAACGGCAACAGCTTATCAAACAGGAAACTGAACTGTACGACATCCTATAGCAGAATATTGTTTTCTCTAGGTTGGCATGGTTGCAATACAGGATAAAGGGTTCGGGGCCATGGGAAAGCAATCATCGTCGGAAATCGAACACTGCACCGATATTCTGGAGAAAACACGGGGATTGTTGGTGATCTCGGGTGCTGGGATCTCCGCCGAAAGCGGCATACCCACTTACCGCGGCCCCGGTGGCATCTACGAGAATAACCCCGGACTACCACCGATGCTCAGCGCGGAAGGGCTGGCCAAAGATCCCGACCGCATCTGGAACCATTTCAACGAACTCCGCACACTCGTTGCCGGAGCGCAACCCAACCCGGCACACCGCATCCTGGCAAAATGGGAAACCGAACAACGTTTCCCCCGAATGCTGATAGCCACGCAAAACATTGATGGACTGCACCAGAAGGCCGGCAGCGGGCGGGTCAGCGAGCTCCACGGCAGCATGTGGCAGATGGCCTGCCCACGCACGGTCGATTATGCGGAAGACGAACAGTTCTCGGACGATTTTTCCGAAATGATGTCATCCGGAGGAAACGCCGACATCCTGCGGCGCTGGAGCGAGGAGAATAACCGCACCATCTGGAACGATCACCAAGTTCCGTTCTCCACCATTCCGCCCTACACCGATCCGGCAATTCGCCCCAACGTGCTCTTCTTCAACGAAGATTACGGAAACCGCCTCCTTTGGGTGGAGGACTTCATCCGGAAAGGCGTGGATACGGTGCTCGTAGTCGGCTGTTCCGGCGGAGTTGCCGTTCTGGATCGCCTGCTCAGACAATGCCGCAAAGAGAATCCCGCCTGCTCGATCATCAACATTAATCCCCACCAGGACTGCATTGAACACGCCCATACCTTCATTCATATGCAAGCCGGTTCTGCCATGGAACAAATCCAAACCTGCCTGAAATGAAAACCCCCCTACCCATTTTCACCGAAGAGAAAAATCTTATGGAACTCGAAGACGAGGGCCGCACCTTCCTGCTCCAGCCCAACACCGCCGAGTCCTGGAAGGCGATGAAGGCCAAAGCCGCAAGCGACGGCATCCATCTATATATGGTCTCCGCCTTTCGCAGCATCGAACGCCAATCCCAAATCATCGAAAACAAAAAGGCCAAGGGTATCCCGGACGACGAAATCTATGCCGTGAGCGCTCCGCCCGGTCGTAGTGAGCACCACACCGGCCGCGCCATCGACCTCAACACCGTCGATTGCCCCGTGTTGGAAGAAGAATTCGAAGACACGCCGGCCTTCGAATGGTTGCGGGAAAATGCCGCCAGCTTTGGTTTCACCCTTAGTTACCCGCGCAATAATCCATACGGAATCGCCTACGAACCTTGGCACTGGAAATTTAGAGGGAACCAAGCATTCGAGACAGCTCGTCAAAGTACCGAATCGGAACCACGATGAATCCGATGATCACCAGCACATGGTAATACTTGCAAAACCTGTCGAAAAATCGGGGCTTTGACCTCAGCAAAAAGGGCCGAACAAACAGCGTTGATCTTGGGCCTGTGGCCCGCGCCCCTCTCGACATATTCTACAACTACATGACACATTACACGAATGCACACTAAACCACTGATCGAAACTTTTAGATTCTGACCATGGTGGCTTGTTTGTTCGAAACAACTGTGGCAGAAGTAAAAATATAAAGAAACATGTCGCCTTGTATTCAAAGAATAGACATAGCGCATTTTATTAAGAGGTTCTTGCCTAAAGGAGTATGACAGCCATGAAACTATTAAATGCATTATCTCATACACCATTACTGAAGCCTGGATCAGAGCTCTCCAAGAAGTTCATCCTGATGCTATCACTACTGGCATTTTTCGTCTCTTATGCCCAAGCAACCGATGTTTCCGGCACGATCATCAGTGACACGACTTGGGAGCCCGCAGGCTCTCCATATGTACTAAGCGGAACAATTCGCATCTACCAGAACGCCACGCTAACCATCCTTCCCGGCACGGTCATTGACGGTGCGGCAGGTTCTTTGACCGTTGGCTACGACAGCTACAGTACGTCATCCCTTCGGGCCGGAACCCTGGATGCAGACGGCGCCACCTTTCTCGACTCCGCCACCGCGATCAGCGTGGAGGATAACGGCTCAGCATTGTTGAGCGGTTGCGAGTTCCGCGACACGAACACCCAGAGCTCCTACCCCATCTACTCCGAGGGCAGCCTCTCCTTGGACGGCTGCACAGTCACCAACTATACCTATCCCGTATACTGGAACCTCAATGACGTGAACGACCTTTCGTTCTCCGGGGCCAACGACTTCGCGGGATGCGGCTCCGACGGCCCCTATGTCGGAGGCAGCATCATCACGGACATGACCTTCTCGCCGACCGCGACCCAGAACCGGACCTATTTTCTTAGCGGCACGGTTCGAATCTACCAAAACGCCACGCTAACGATCCTTCCCGGAACGGTCGTCGACGGCACATCGGATTCGTTGATTGTTGGATACGACAGCTTCGGTACGTCGTCCCTTCGCCCCGGCTATCTCAACGCCGACGGCGCAATCTTTCTGGACGACAGCATCGCGGTCAACGTGGAAGACAGCGGCACCGCGGTGCTGGCCAACTGCGAGTTCCGCGACACGAACACCCAGAGCTCCTACCCCATCTACTCCGAGGGCAGCCTCTCCTTCGACGGCTGCACAGTCACCAACTACACCTATCCCGTGTACTGGTACCTCAATGACGTAAACAACCTTTCTTTCTCCGGGGCCAACGACTTCAACGGGTGCAGCTCCGACGGCCCCTATGTCGGAGGCAGCATCATCACGGACATGACTTTCTCGCCGGCCGCAACACAGAACCGGACCTATTTTCTTAACGGCACGGTTCGAATCTACCAAAACGCCACGCTAACGATCCTTCCCGGAACGGTCGTCGACGGCACATCGGATTCGTTGATTGTTGGATACGACAGCTTCGGTACGTCGTCCCTTCGCCCCGGCTATCTCAACGCCGACGGCGCAACCTTTCTGGACGACAGCACCGCGGTCAACGTGGAAGAAAGCGGCACCGCGGTGCTGGCCAGCTGCGAGTTCCGCGACACGGGCAGCCGGAGCTCCTACCCCATCTACTCCGAGGGCAGCCTCTCCTTCGACGGCTGCACAGTCACCAACTACACCTATCCCGTGTACTGGTACCTCAATGACGTAAACAACCTTTCTTTCTCCGGGGCCAACGACTTCAACGGGTGCAGCTCCGACGGCCCCTATGTCGGAGGCAGCATCATCACGGACATGACTTTCTCGCCGGCCGCAACACAGAACCGGACCTATTTTCTTAACGGCACGGTTCGAATCTACCAAAACGCCACGCTAACGATCCTTCCCGGAACGGTCGTCGACGGCACATCGGATTCGTTGATTGTTGGATACGACAGCTTCGGTACGTCGTCCCTTCGCCCCGGCTATCTCAACGCCGACGGCGCAACCTTTCTGGACGACAGCACCGCGGTCAACGTGGAAGAAAGCGGTACCGCGGTGCTGGCCAGCTGCGAGTTCCGCGACACGGACAGCCGGAGCTCCTACCCCATCTACTCCGAGGGCAGCCTCTCCTTCGACGGCTGCACAGTCACCAACTACACCTATCCCGTGTACTGGTACCTCAATGACGTAAACAACCTTTCTTTCTCCGGGGCCAACGACTTCAACGGGTGCAGCTCCGACGGCCCCTATGTCGGAGGCAGCATCATCACGGACATGACTTTCTCGCCGGCCGCAACACAGAACCGGACCTATTTTCTTAACGGCACGGTTCGAATCTACAAAAACGCCACGCTAACCATCCTCCCCGGAACGGTCATCGACGGCACATCGGATTCATTGATTGTTGGATACGACAGCTACGGCACGTCGTCCCTTCGCCCCGGCTATCTCAACGCCGACGGCGCAACCTTTCTGGACGACAGCACCGCGGTCAACGTGGAAGACAGCGGCACCGCGGTGCTGGCCAACTGCGAGTTTCGCGACACGGGCAGCCGGAGCACCTACCCCATCTTCTCCGAGGGAAACCTCTCGCTTGACAGCTGCACTGTCACCAACTATTCCTATCCCGTGCAGTGGAATTCAGGAAACCTTCAGACCTCCGTGTCCTGCGATTTTACCGACTGCACGTACGACGCAATTACAGTTGGTGCCAGCATGGTTGATGACTGGACATGGCACCCTGGCGCGACAGGAGGCCGCCCCATAAAGCTTCGCCAAACATTTACGATCAACGGCGGTGCGACATTAACCATCGAGCCGGGACTAACTGTAGATTGTGGCTCTAGCTATCTGAAAGTGGGATCATCCTCGGCAGGAGCACTGAATGCCATTGGCGTATTGTTTACCAGCAGCGCCTCACAAACATACCTGGTGTATCTGGATGACACCGGCGATGCCTATTTCCGGAACTGCCGATTCAACCATACCGGCTCCGTCGATGAGGCCATCAGGAACTATCGAGGACAACTCAATGTGCAGTATTGCAACCTTGAAGGGTTTGATACCGCCATTCACATCCTCTCCGGCACCACCACCACTACCCTCTGCAACAAGACTGATTTTTCGGGGAATACGAGCTACGCAATTAATAACGAAGGAACTGCAGAAGTTGACGCGAGCCAGTGCTACTGGGGTGCTGCCTCCGGCCCGGGGCCTGTCGGTACCGGTGACCCGGTAACCTTCAACATAGACTACGGCGAATTTTCAACCACGCCCTGCAGCGGAGGGGTGTTTGTCTTTTTTACCAACAACCTGCCGGCAGGTACTGCGCCAGGTGCCATCATGCTTGACTTTGCAGTAGATGGATCCGGCAATGTCGCACTTGACGCTTCAACGACATCAACGAATCACGATGTCATTGCCGCCGTAGATGCCTGGGATGGTTTTGCTGGCTACACAGGTTATACGCCCTCCTACGGAACCAGCTTCTTCATCGACATAACGGGCAGTGGCGACCTGCATTTGACAGATCAGGGAGACCACGGTGGACTGGGAGTTCAGGGAATGGATCAGAATAAGCTCGATGATCCGGGCAGTGAAGAGATCTACGCATCGCTGGATGCGTCCTATGCCCACGGACTGAATATTCTTAGCATGAGCTGGACTGATTGCAGCGGTGGAGAAGGAGTTCAGAGGGCACAACTGGATGCGTCCGCGAGAACCTATATCTATCCCATCGATATGCCGGAATCCAATGGAACATGGGATGTATCTGATTCGAATATTGTGGTGGTTGCCGGAGAAAGCCTTACCTTCGGCAACGATCATTCCTACATCAACAGCAACCCAGGATACGTCCTTGCCGGCTTCTCCTTCAATATCCAGTCGACAATGTTCGAGATTTGGGCGTCAGACCACGGCCTGTACGGCGAGGATGCTACGACGGATGCGGATCCGGATGGCGATGGACTCGACAACCAGGGAGAATTCAATGCAGGAACGGATCCAACCAATTCCGATGGTGACGGCGATGGCATTGCAGATGGAATTGAGGTCGAGCTCGGTATGGATCCCACAACAGCAGCGTTCGCAATCGGTTTGCCAATCAATCTTTATTCTGCGAATTGGTGGGATTCGAGCAACTCACTTCAAGTGGCCTGGCAGACAAGTCCCGGTTTTCGCTATGAGCTTCAGGCTTCAACCAACCTGTTCGATTGGTTCCCGGTTGAAGGCTACCCTGCCCTATCTTTGCGATATGCCGACTCATATGCCTTCAATGTAACTGAGAAAGCCGAATTTTACCGAGTAGTACAGTATGATGTCGAGCCCCCGGAAATTGATTCGTATTACCCTGCCGATGGAGGCTATGCCATTCCCCGGTTTGACACGATTTCCGTTGCGCTCAACGATTCCTCAGGAATCGACACTAACAGCATTCACCTGTCAGTTGGAGGCATTGGCACTTTTTCACTGGAAGATGCCCAGCTTTCCTACGGGAACGGCGTATTAACTTTTGATGGAGGTGGCGATGATGCATTGGGCTATTACGGAGAAGAGATCGTTGTTTCACTGATCGCCGCCGATGTCTTAGGGCAGGCAATGACCAATACGTGGTCGTTTGATCTGGAATTGGATTCCGTGGTCGATACCAACTTGTTTGTCTTTGGTTCTCCGGACGCCCAACGCTCAGGCCAACAAATCGGCTCCATTCCAACTCGAATTATCGCCGAGAAGATGGCGGGCGGTCCAATCCGGATGTCCGGCACTGCTGATTCATGGATGCTGGAACGAGTTGAACCAGGTGCTCTTGTGATTTCATACACCGGGCAGGCTCCCCTTTTTGCGATCGGCACAAAACTCGCCAATCTTACACCAGAGAGCGAGGAAGAAATATTCTACCGGGAAATTACCGGTATTTCCGATGATTCCGCCAATCAGTTATTAACACTATCCACAACGGAGATTACACTTACCGATATTGTCATGGATGGCACGATGGGCATCAGTGATAGCTCCGTACTGCTGGAACCAGATTTCAACGGAAACTTCACGAAGGCAATTGCAATAGAAAATATCGTGCAATTTAACGATGTGGGATTTTCCTTGGACGGATCTACGTACACAGTAAACCAAGCGGGAAAATATGAAGCATACCTGACGACTGGAAATGAGGAAATG is a genomic window containing:
- a CDS encoding SIR2 family NAD-dependent protein deacylase gives rise to the protein MGKQSSSEIEHCTDILEKTRGLLVISGAGISAESGIPTYRGPGGIYENNPGLPPMLSAEGLAKDPDRIWNHFNELRTLVAGAQPNPAHRILAKWETEQRFPRMLIATQNIDGLHQKAGSGRVSELHGSMWQMACPRTVDYAEDEQFSDDFSEMMSSGGNADILRRWSEENNRTIWNDHQVPFSTIPPYTDPAIRPNVLFFNEDYGNRLLWVEDFIRKGVDTVLVVGCSGGVAVLDRLLRQCRKENPACSIININPHQDCIEHAHTFIHMQAGSAMEQIQTCLK
- a CDS encoding M15 family metallopeptidase, coding for MELEDEGRTFLLQPNTAESWKAMKAKAASDGIHLYMVSAFRSIERQSQIIENKKAKGIPDDEIYAVSAPPGRSEHHTGRAIDLNTVDCPVLEEEFEDTPAFEWLRENAASFGFTLSYPRNNPYGIAYEPWHWKFRGNQAFETARQSTESEPR